Proteins from a single region of Xenopus laevis strain J_2021 chromosome 9_10S, Xenopus_laevis_v10.1, whole genome shotgun sequence:
- the cebpb.S gene encoding CCAAT enhancer binding protein beta S homeolog (The RefSeq protein has 2 substitutions, 2 frameshifts compared to this genomic sequence) → MHRLPQWDQAAACLPPPPGIRSMDYYDSDYLAGLVGKVPRRVPRGCPGSDSSIGDHERAIDFSPYLEPPAGALGAGSPSAAPPGDFLSDLLGADEYKCGRKGALEYSSGWERTGGVPQLGETKVEPVFESLEPYKGPGREDNAMQSPYSVRAYLGYQTVPSGSSGNLSSASSSSSPPGTPNPLDSKSEGPSGASGTGYRKSGSGKAKKSLDKQSNDYKLRRERNNIAVRKSRDKAKIRNMETQHKVLELSAENERLQKRVEQLSRELGTLRNLFKQVPEPLLAVTGRC, encoded by the exons ATGCACCGCCTGCTCCAGTGGGACCAAGCAGCAGCATGTCTCCCACCCCCGCCTGGCATTAGATCCATGGACTACTACGACTCCGACTACCTGGCCGGTTTGGTAGGAAAGGTCCCCCGGCGGGTGCCTCGTGGCTGTCCCGGATCTGACAGTTCTATCGGGGATCACGAGAGAGCCATAGACTTCAGTCCGTACCTGGAGCCCCCGGCTGGGGCATTGGGTGCAGGGAGCCCCTCGGCTGCTCCTCCTGGAGACTTTCTGTCCGATCTCCTGGGCGCAGACGAGTACAAGTGCGGGCGCAAGGGGGCGCTAGAGTACA CCGGCTGGGAGAGGACTGGGGGGGTA CCGCAGCTGGGGGAGACCAAGGTGGAGCCCGTGTTCGAGTCCCTGGAACCCTACAAGGGTCCCGGGCGGGAGGATAACGCCATGCAATCACCGTACAGTGTCCGCGCCTATTTGGGTTACCAAACGGTACCGAGCGGGAGCAGCGGCAATCTCTCCAGCGCTTCGTCCTCTTCCAGTCCCCCCGGCACCCCCAACCCTCTGGACAGCAAGAGCGAGGGCCCATCAGGAGCCTCGGGAACAGGTTACAGGAAAAGCGGATCTGGCAAAGCGAAGAAGTCGCTTGACAAGCAGAGTAACGATTACAAGTTACGCCGGGAACGCAATAATATCGCCGTGCGGAAAAGCCGCGACAAAGCGAAAATACGCAACATGGAGACGCAGCATAAAGTGCTGGAGCTGAGCGCCGAGAATGAGCGGCTACAGAAGCGGGTGGAGCAGTTGTCTCGGGAACTCGGCACCCTCCGGAACTTGTTCAAACAGCTGCCCGAGCCCCTGCTGGCTGTGACCGGCCGCTGCTAG